The sequence GATCAAGCTTTCCGCCATCTCCGCCGCCAGTCTCGCGCTGGCCCTCAACGAGGCGCCATTTATCGCGGAAATCCTGCGCGCCAACGTGCTCGGCGTGGAGCGCGGGCAGGTGAGCGCGGGGCAGGCGCTGGGCATGACTCCGGCCGCCATCATGCGCCGCATCATCGCCCCGCAGGCGATCCGCTCCATGGTGCCGGCGCTCGGCAATGAGGCGGTGAGCGCCCTGAAGAATTCGTCGCTCGCTTCCGTGGTGGCGGTGCAGGAACTGACCCTGCGCTCGACGCAACTGGCGTCGGCGACCTTCGATTTCTTCTCCATCTTCTTCGCTTCCGGGCTTATGTACCTAGTGCTGACCGGCGCGATCGCGGTGATCCAGATCGTGGTCGAGATGCTGCTCGACCTCGACCGCCCGCCGCCGCGGGAGCAACTGCGCCGTTTCCTGCGCGCGCTTGTGCCCGGCCGGCCCGATGCCGCTGTCGAAGCGCCGCCCCCCGCTATCACCCCGCCGGATGTCGCGCGGGAGATCGTGCAGGAGGTCGCCGCCGATCCGCTACCGCCGGCGGCTGCCAAGCCCGCCCGGCGCGACGCTGCCGCCCGCGCCGCCCGCCTTGCCGGCAACAGCGTCGCGGTGGAGGTGCGCGGGTTGCGCAAGCGCTACGGCACGCAGATCGTGCTGGACGGCGTGGACCTGACGGTGCGCGCGGGCGAAGTGGTGGCGCTGCTCGGGCCGTCCGGCTCCGGCAAGTCCACCCTGCTGCGCTGCATCAATCGGCTGGAAGGCTGGGAGGACGGCATCATCCGTGTGGGTGGCCGGGCGCTGGGGACCGATGCCAGCGGCCGCCCGCTGTCGCCGCGCCTTATCGCCCAGATGCGCGCCAGCGTCGGTGTCGGCATGGTGTTCCAGCAATTCAACCTGTTCGCCCATCTCACCGCCCGCGAGAACATCGCCGGCCCGCTGCGCTGGGTGCAGGGTCTTTCGCGCTTCGACGCCGACCGGCGTGCCCGCGAACTGCTGGAGCGCATCGGTCTCGCCCATCGAGCGGATGCGCTGCCGCGCCATCTCTCCGGCGGGCAGCAGCAGCGTGTCGCCATCGCCCGCGCCGTGGCGCCGGCGCCGACCGTGCTGCTGCTCGACGAGCCGACTTCCGCGCTCGATCCCGAACTGGTGGGCGAGGTGCTGGAAGTGATCCGGCGGCTGGCGGTGGAGGAGGGGCTCGCCATGATCATCTCCACCCATCAATTGCGCTTTGCCGGCGATGTCGCTGATCGCATCGTCTTTCTCTCCGGGGGTGTGATCATCGAGGAGGGGCCGGCGGCGCAGATTCTCACGGCCCCGTCCCATCCGCTCACCGCGCGCTTCCTCAGTTCAATGACTGCCGACTAGGCGCGCCGCCGCGCCGCGTGTTTCCGCTTCCGAGGTTCGACATGAAAAAGCACCATCTGCCCGCCACGCCCGCCACCGTCCATTGGGGCTATTTCAGCAAGACCCTTGCGCCGGTACTCACGCTGAAATCGGGCGAACGGGCGGTGATCGAATCCATCACCCACCACGCCAATGACGACTATGCCCGCATGATCGAAGGTGACCGGGCGGCAGAGGAGATCTTCCACTGGACCAAGGACCGGAAGACCCTGAGCCGGCGCGGGGCGGGCGCAACCGAGGGGCCGTTCACCTATGGGGCCGGCGAGGGTCTTGGCGTGCATCTGCTCACCGGCCCGGTGGCGGTGGAGGGTGCTGAGCCCGGCGACATTCTGGAGGTCCGGGTGATCGACACCTGGCCACGACCGAGCGCTAACCCCGCCTTTGCCGGGCGCTTCTTCGGCTCCAATCCGGCCGCCAATTGGGGGTTTCAGTACCGGGATCTGATCGAGGAGCCCAAGCCCCGCGAGGTCGTCACCATCTATGAGCTCGACATGGGCGAGGCGGTGGTGCAGGCGCTTTATTCCTATGTCTGGACGCCGCAGACCGATCCGGACGGCATAGCCCACCCGACCATCGACTATCCGGGGGTGCGGGTGGATCACGACACCATCGTGAAGAAAGAGGGTATCCTGCCGGGCATCAAGGTGCCGGCGCGGCTGCATTTCGGCACGATGGGCCTTGCCCCGGCCGAGGCCGATTTTGTCTCCACCATCCCGCCCAATTACACCGGCGGCAACATGGATGACTGGCGCATCGCCAAGGGAGCCCGGATGTACTATCCCGTCGCGGTGCCCGGAGCGCTGTTCTCCTGCGGCGATGCCCACGCCTCGCAGGGCGACAGCGAATTGTCCGGCACGGCGATCGAGATTTCGCTCACCGGCGAGTTCGAATTCATCCTGCACAAGAAGCATGACCTCGACGGCACGATCCTCGAGGGCCTGACCCACCCTCTGCTCGAAAATGAGGAGGTCTGGTCGGTCTATGGCTTCAGCGTCGCCAATTATCTCGCCGAGCTGGGCCCCGACCATCAGACTGAGATTCTCAAACGCTCCAGCCTCGATGGCGCCATGCGCGATGCTTTCCGCAAGCTGCGCCGTTTCCTCATGACCACGCAGAAACTTTCGGAGGACGAAGCGATTTCGCTCATGTCGGTGGCGGCCGATTTCGCCGTCACCCAGGTGGTGGACGCCAATTGGGGTGTTACCGGCTCGATCCGCAAGGGCCTCTTCCCGGCGCGCTGACGACACCCGGGCATGCTTCTTGCTGGCGTGGACTGCTGCTGACGGCGATTGCCGCCGGCCGCAGGCCATGCCGAGGCGCCGATCATGAATGCCCAGCCCTTCACCAGCGAATCCTATTCGGGCGACGCGGGCGAAGCCGCGTGGCAAGACGTGCTGCGCGGCTTTGGCTTGCAGTCGTCACGGGCGCAGCAGGCGTCGCCGGTCCATGCGAGCGCGCTGTGGCGCCAATCCTCCACCGGCGTGCGGCTCGGCCGGTTCTCCGCCGATGCGCAGAGCCTGAGCGCAAGGGCCTCCCGCACTGGCCTGCCGTTGCTGCTGCTGCCGCTCGACACCAGTGCGGTTCTGCAGGTCGACAGCGACTCCCAGATCGTCGCCCCGTGCCAGATCATTCTGGCGCCGCGCGGTGTTGATTGGCAGCTTCAGTTCCAGCGTGGTCTGAGGGCGGTGGTTCTCGCCGTGCCGGCGGAAGCGTTTCGCGGGCGCAAGGCGCCGCCGCTGGTGACGGCCCAACCGCGCGTCTTCGGGGCCGAGGGCCTGCCAGACATCCTGTCCCGCACAGCGCGCGCCACCGTCGACGCGCTCGACCGGCTCACCGAGGCGGCGTGGGAGGTGGCGGCGCAGAGCGTGGCCGAATTGCTGCTCGCACTTTCCGGCGAATTGGTAGCCGCGACCAATGATCCCTCGGCCAGCCGGGCGGCGCTGCTCCAGCGGCTTTACGCCACGATCGAGCGCAGCATTGGCGGTGAAGACATCTCTATCGCCGAGGTCGCCCAGGCCGAGGGCATTTCGGAACGTTATGTACAGAAGCTGTTCGAGAGCACCGGGGAGAGCTTCAGCCACTATGTTCGTGAGCGCCGGCTGCAGCGCGCCTGGCACGACCTTGCCAACCCCGCCGAGGCGGCCGTGCCGATCGCCGAGATCGCCTATCGCTGCGGCTTTGCCGACGCCGCCCATTTCAGCCGCCTGTTTCGCGAGCGCTTCGGCCTGCCGCCGCGCGAACTGCGCCGGCGGGAAACCGATCGGCGCGTCCATAATGTGGTGGCAAGCGGCCAGCGCGGCTGGCCGCAGGAGGCGCTGGTGCAGTTACGGGCGCGGCAGGCCGCCGG is a genomic window of Ancylobacter sp. IITR112 containing:
- a CDS encoding amino acid ABC transporter permease/ATP-binding protein, which translates into the protein MDLFLHYLGMPYLLDGVGYTLLITVLGLLGGLAMGVVLAAMQLSRFSTLAIMARAYAIVFRGTPLILQMVFCYNALPLIGIKLSAISAASLALALNEAPFIAEILRANVLGVERGQVSAGQALGMTPAAIMRRIIAPQAIRSMVPALGNEAVSALKNSSLASVVAVQELTLRSTQLASATFDFFSIFFASGLMYLVLTGAIAVIQIVVEMLLDLDRPPPREQLRRFLRALVPGRPDAAVEAPPPAITPPDVAREIVQEVAADPLPPAAAKPARRDAAARAARLAGNSVAVEVRGLRKRYGTQIVLDGVDLTVRAGEVVALLGPSGSGKSTLLRCINRLEGWEDGIIRVGGRALGTDASGRPLSPRLIAQMRASVGVGMVFQQFNLFAHLTARENIAGPLRWVQGLSRFDADRRARELLERIGLAHRADALPRHLSGGQQQRVAIARAVAPAPTVLLLDEPTSALDPELVGEVLEVIRRLAVEEGLAMIISTHQLRFAGDVADRIVFLSGGVIIEEGPAAQILTAPSHPLTARFLSSMTAD
- a CDS encoding acetamidase/formamidase family protein, which encodes MKKHHLPATPATVHWGYFSKTLAPVLTLKSGERAVIESITHHANDDYARMIEGDRAAEEIFHWTKDRKTLSRRGAGATEGPFTYGAGEGLGVHLLTGPVAVEGAEPGDILEVRVIDTWPRPSANPAFAGRFFGSNPAANWGFQYRDLIEEPKPREVVTIYELDMGEAVVQALYSYVWTPQTDPDGIAHPTIDYPGVRVDHDTIVKKEGILPGIKVPARLHFGTMGLAPAEADFVSTIPPNYTGGNMDDWRIAKGARMYYPVAVPGALFSCGDAHASQGDSELSGTAIEISLTGEFEFILHKKHDLDGTILEGLTHPLLENEEVWSVYGFSVANYLAELGPDHQTEILKRSSLDGAMRDAFRKLRRFLMTTQKLSEDEAISLMSVAADFAVTQVVDANWGVTGSIRKGLFPAR